In a single window of the Gadus chalcogrammus isolate NIFS_2021 chromosome 20, NIFS_Gcha_1.0, whole genome shotgun sequence genome:
- the LOC130373776 gene encoding uncharacterized protein LOC130373776: protein MAPSPAQGSPFPSGRGDLPSAHGSHSTLGLARERWNLNAAGLPAQVVDTIQNARALSTRRLYSGKWRVFEDWCDSRHAIPNQCSVVDLLCFPQGLLEKGKAFSMIKVYLAAVSACHVGFGDKPAGQRRKLPVSRPLLPLWDLSVVLDALSHHPFEPLEAVGMKFVSLKVVLLLALTTAKRVSDLQALSICPSCLQFAPGISKVCLGPKPAFVPKVVESTYRCLTVELSAFHPPLFSSAEEQRLNTLCPVRALHVYVSRSAAFRKGDQLFVSWATPHRGKPLSRQRLSHWIVEAISIAYECKGLRAHSIRGMATSWSLFRGVSVHDNCAAASWATPHTFVRFYRLDDSGPSVSQAVLETISTDSK from the coding sequence GCGCAGGGATCTCCTTTCCCAAGCGGGCGGGGAGATTTACCATCCGCACATGGATCGCATAGCACTCTGGGCTTGGCCCGTGAGAGGTGGAACCTGAATGCGGCAGGCCTGCCTGCACAGGTCGTTGACACAATTCAGAATGCAAGGGCCCTTTCCACTCGCCGGCTCTACAGTGGCAAGTGGCGGGTTTTTGAGGACTGGTGCGACTCGAGGCACGCCATTCCAAATCAGTGTTCCGTGGTGGACCTACTGTGTTTCCCACAGGGATTACTGGAAAAGGGTAAGGCCTTTTCCATGATTAAAGTGTACTTGGCGGCCGTCTCAGCTTGTCATGTTGGCTTTGGGGATAAGCCTGCAGGGCAGCGTCGCAAGCTCCCAGTTTCCAGGCCCCTGCTCCCTTTGTGGGATTTATCGGTGGTGCTGGATGCCCTGTCTCATCACCCATTTGAGCCGTTGGAGGCAGTGGGGATGAAGTTTGTGTCGCTGAAAGTGGTGTTGCTCTTAGCTTTAACCACAGCTAAGCGTGTGAGTGATTTACAGGCTTTGTCTATCTGTCCTTCCTGCTTGCAGTTTGCTCCGGGGATCTCCAAGGTCTGCCTGGGGCCCAAACCGGCCTTTGTGCCTAAGGTGGTTGAGTCGACCTATAGGTGTCTCACGGTGGAACTGTCGGCGTTTCACCCgcctctgttctcctctgcGGAGGAGCAGAGACTCAATACATTATGCCCGGTGCGGGCCCTACATGTATATGTGAGTCGGTCAGCTGCTTTTAGGAAAGGGGATCAACTGTTCGTGTCTTGGGCCACTCCCCATAGAGGCAAGCCTTTGTCCCGCCAGAGGCTATCCCACTGGATTGTAGAGGCTATATCAATTGCTTATGAATGTAAGGGCTTGAGGGCCCACTCCATAAGGGGTATGGCTACTTCATGGTCCTTATTCAGGGGAGTGTCAGTACATGACAATTGTGCTGCGGCGAGCTGGGCTACGCCTCACACCTTTGTTAGGTTTTATAGGCTGGATGACTCAGGGCCTTCTGTTTCTCAAGCCGTGCTGGAGACGATCTCAACAGACTCAAAGTGA
- the LOC130373472 gene encoding gamma-crystallin M1-like encodes MFLFQITFYEEKNFQGRSYECMSDCSDMSSYMSRCQSCRVESGCFMLYEKNNYMGQQFFMRRGEYNDMHRMQSMGMMFDNIRSCRMIPFHRGQFRMKIYERENFGGQFNEMMDDCDNIQDRYRMSDCHSCHVMDGHWLMYEQPHYKGRMMYMRPGEYRSFRDMMSCQRFMSMRRITDMC; translated from the exons ATGTTTTTGTTTCAGATCACTTTCTACGAGGAGAAGAACTTCCAGGGTCGCTCCTATGAGTGCATGAGCGACTGCTCCGACATGTCCTCCTACATGAGCAGGTGCCAGTCCTGCAGGGTGGAGAGCGGCTGCTTCATGCTCTATGAGAAGAACAACTACATGGGCCAGCAGTTCTtcatgaggaggggagagtacAACGACATGCACCGCATGCAGAGCATGGGAATGATGTTTGACAACATCAGGTCCTGCAGAATGATCCCCTTT CACAGAGGCCAGTTCAGGATGAAGATCTACGAGAGGGAGAACTTCGGTGGTCAGTTCAATGAGATGATGGACGACTGTGACAACATCCAGGATCGTTACCGCATGTCCgactgccactcctgccacgtGATGGACGGCCACTGGCTGATGTATGAGCAGCCCCACTACAAGGGAAGGATGATGTACATGAGGCCCGGAGAGTACAGGAGCTTCAGGGATATGATGAGCTGCCAGAGGTTCATGAGCATGAGGCGTATCACTGacatgtgttaa
- the LOC130373471 gene encoding gamma-crystallin M1-like has translation MTIILFQITFYEEKNFQGRSYECMSDCSDMSSYMSRCQSCRVESGCFMLYERNNYMGQQFFMRRGEYNDMHRMQSMGMMFDNIRSCRMIPFHRGQFRMKIYERENFGGQSNEMMDDCDNIQDRYRMSDCQSCHVMDGHWLMYEQPQYRGRMMYMRPGEYRSFREMMSGQRFMSMRRITDMC, from the exons atgacaattattttgttcCAGATCACTTTCTACGAGGAGAAGAACTTCCAGGGTCGCTCCTATGAGTGCATGAGCGACTGCTCCGACATGTCCTCCTACATGAGCAGGTGCCAGTCCTGCAGGGTGGAGAGCGGCTGCTTCATGCTCTATGAGAGGAACAACTACATGGGCCAGCAGTTCTtcatgaggaggggagagtacAACGACATGCACCGCATGCAGAGCATGGGAATGATGTTTGACAACATCAGGTCCTGCAGAATGATCCCCTTT CACAGAGGCCAGTTCAGGATGAAGATCTACGAGAGGGAGAACTTCGGTGGTCAGTCCAATGAGATGATGGACGACTGTGACAACATCCAGGATCGTTACCGCATGTCTGACTGCCAGTCCTGCCACGTGATGGACGGACACTGGCTGATGTACGAGCAGCCCCAGTACAGAGGCAGGATGATGTACATGAGGCCCGGAGAGTACAGGAGCTTCAGGGAGATGATGAGCGGCCAGAGGTTCATGAGCATGAGGCGTATCACTGACATGTGTTAG
- the LOC130373777 gene encoding gamma-crystallin M1-like produces the protein MDPYIDGLLESLEGRFQNLDLFGAFHVLSPQDMDQKHLMQGLASEVGEWGQLYPSLSKLAAIGLTIKVSSVEHQFTNRSLKDLKDQHSHYDGQAIFWFQITFYEEKNFQGRSYECMSDCSDMSSYMSRCQSCRVESGCFMVYERNNYMGQQFFMRRGDYNDMHRMQSMGMMFDNIRSCRMIPFHRGQFRMKIYERENFGGQSNEMMDDCDNIQERYRMSDCQSCNVMDGHWLMYEQPHYKGRMMYMRPGEYRSFRDMGMSGQRFMSMRRITDMC, from the exons ATGGATCCATATATTGATGGCCTGCTGGAGAGCCTGGAGGGAAGGTTCCAGAACCTGGACCTTTTCGGGGCCTTCCATGTGCTCAGCCCTCAG GACATGGATCAGAAGCACCTGATGCAGGGCCTGGCGTCAGAGGTGGGTGAATGGGGGCAGCTCTACCCATCACTGAGCAAGCTGGCAGCCATTGGCCTGACCATCAAAGTTTCCAGC GTAGAGCATCAGTTCACCAACCGATCTCTGAAGGACCTGAAAGACCAACACAGCCATTATGATGGGCAAG CAATATTTTGGTTTCAGATCACTTTCTACGAGGAGAAGAACTTCCAGGGTCGCTCCTATGAGTGCATGAGCGACTGCTCCGACATGTCCTCCTACATGAGCAGGTGCCAGTCCTGCAGGGTGGAGAGCGGCTGCTTCATGGTCTATGAGAGGAACAACTACATGGGCCAGCAGTTCTTCATGAGGAGGGGAGACTACAACGACATGCACCGCATGCAGAGCATGGGAATGATGTTTGACAACATCAGGTCCTGCAGAATGATCCCCTTT CACAGAGGCCAGTTCAGGATGAAGATCTACGAGAGGGAGAACTTCGGTGGTCAGTCCAATGAGATGATGGACGACTGTGACAACATCCAGGAGCGTTACCGCATGTCTGACTGCCAGTCCTGCAACGTGATGGACGGACACTGGCTGATGTACGAGCAGCCCCACTACAAGGGCAGGATGATGTACATGAGGCCCGGAGAGTACAGGAGCTTCAGGGATATGGGCATGAGCGGCCAGAGGTTCATGAGCATGAGGCGTATCACTGACATGTGTTAG